A window of the Brassica napus cultivar Da-Ae chromosome C5, Da-Ae, whole genome shotgun sequence genome harbors these coding sequences:
- the LOC106396125 gene encoding mediator of RNA polymerase II transcription subunit 15a isoform X2 yields the protein MDNNNWRPSVPKGEPGDWRNQLPQHLMSQQNSLHQQPLGTQRSLAGLQQPQQQLLSSQTNLQSVHMLSQPTVGLLQPTHQAAHGLFLFQGQQSHHQHLGLQQQPNLLQQDVQQRLQSSGQVTGSLLPPQNVVDQHRQLYQSQRTLPEMPSSLVDSTAQMESANGVDWQEEVYQKIRTINEKYLAELHDIYQRASAKLEQQYSLPQQQRLKEFEKLKQFKIMLERMIRFLLISKSNIMPALKDNVDFYETQIISFLNRHRPRKPVQQGQLPQPQMQPVKQQSSQNVDWRTLHPPASRQKNVNTLLETLKKHVPYSGQEGIEELMRIAVSFEELIFNTAKNQVDYLCRISLKMQSMEEGS from the exons ATGGATAACAACAACTGGAGGCCTTCCGTTCCAAAAGGAGAACCTGGTGACTGGAGAAATCAGTTGCCACAGCATTTGATGTCTCAACAAAACAGCCTTCATCAGCAACCATTGGGCACTCAAAGAAGTCTTGCAGGACTGCAGCAACCACAACAACAGTTGCTCAGTTCCCAGACTAACCTGCAGTCGGTGCACATGTTATCACAGCCTACCGTTGGGCTGCTGCAACCAACGCATCAGGCTGCTCATGGCTTGTTTCTGTTTCAGGGCCAACAGTCGCATCATCAGCACTTAGGTTTGCAACAACAACCTAATCTGCTACAACAGGATGTGCAACAGAGGCTTCAATCTTCAGGTCAAGTCACAGGTTCTCTGCTTCCACCTCAAAATGTAGTGGACCAACACAGACAACTATATCAATCCCAAAGAACCCTTCCGGAGATGCCATCAT caTTGGTAGACTCCACTGCACAGATGGAAAGTGCAAATGGTGTTGATTGGCAAGAGGAGGTTTACCAAAAG ATCAGAACTATAAACGAAAAGTACTTAGCAGAACTTCACGATATCTACCAGAGAGCTTCAGCCAAGTTGGAGCAA CAGTATTCACTACCGCAGCAACAAAGATTAAAGGAGTTTGAGAAATTGAAACAATTCAAGATAATGTTGGAGCGAATGATACGATTCCTATTGATTTCAAAGAGCAATATCATGCCTGCATTAAAGGATAATGTGGATTTTTATGAGACGCAGATTATAAGTTTCTTAAATAGGCACAGGCCGAGGAAGCCAGTACAGCAAGGGCAGCTTCCGCAACCTCAGATGCAGCCTGTGAAGCAACAGTCATCTCAGAACG TTGACTGGAGAACTCTACATCCACCAGCTTCACGCCAGAAGAATGTCAACACACT GTTGGAAACACTGAAGAAACATGTTCCATATTCTGGGCAAGAAGGAATTGAGGAGCTCATGAGAATTGCTGTCAGCTTCGAGGAGTTAATTTTCAACACCGCGAAAAATCAG GTGGATTACTTGTGCAGAATATCCTTAAAGATGCAGAGTATGGAAGAGGGAAGCTAA
- the LOC106396125 gene encoding mediator of RNA polymerase II transcription subunit 15a isoform X1: MDNNNWRPSVPKGEPGDWRNQLPQHLMSQQNSLHQQPLGTQRSLAGLQQPQQQLLSSQTNLQSVHMLSQPTVGLLQPTHQAAHGLFLFQGQQSHHQHLGLQQQPNLLQQDVQQRLQSSGQVTGSLLPPQNVVDQHRQLYQSQRTLPEMPSSLVDSTAQMESANGVDWQEEVYQKIRTINEKYLAELHDIYQRASAKLEQQYSLPQQQRLKEFEKLKQFKIMLERMIRFLLISKSNIMPALKDNVDFYETQIISFLNRHRPRKPVQQGQLPQPQMQPVKQQSSQNGNLAINTVDWRTLHPPASRQKNVNTLLETLKKHVPYSGQEGIEELMRIAVSFEELIFNTAKNQVDYLCRISLKMQSMEEGS, translated from the exons ATGGATAACAACAACTGGAGGCCTTCCGTTCCAAAAGGAGAACCTGGTGACTGGAGAAATCAGTTGCCACAGCATTTGATGTCTCAACAAAACAGCCTTCATCAGCAACCATTGGGCACTCAAAGAAGTCTTGCAGGACTGCAGCAACCACAACAACAGTTGCTCAGTTCCCAGACTAACCTGCAGTCGGTGCACATGTTATCACAGCCTACCGTTGGGCTGCTGCAACCAACGCATCAGGCTGCTCATGGCTTGTTTCTGTTTCAGGGCCAACAGTCGCATCATCAGCACTTAGGTTTGCAACAACAACCTAATCTGCTACAACAGGATGTGCAACAGAGGCTTCAATCTTCAGGTCAAGTCACAGGTTCTCTGCTTCCACCTCAAAATGTAGTGGACCAACACAGACAACTATATCAATCCCAAAGAACCCTTCCGGAGATGCCATCAT caTTGGTAGACTCCACTGCACAGATGGAAAGTGCAAATGGTGTTGATTGGCAAGAGGAGGTTTACCAAAAG ATCAGAACTATAAACGAAAAGTACTTAGCAGAACTTCACGATATCTACCAGAGAGCTTCAGCCAAGTTGGAGCAA CAGTATTCACTACCGCAGCAACAAAGATTAAAGGAGTTTGAGAAATTGAAACAATTCAAGATAATGTTGGAGCGAATGATACGATTCCTATTGATTTCAAAGAGCAATATCATGCCTGCATTAAAGGATAATGTGGATTTTTATGAGACGCAGATTATAAGTTTCTTAAATAGGCACAGGCCGAGGAAGCCAGTACAGCAAGGGCAGCTTCCGCAACCTCAGATGCAGCCTGTGAAGCAACAGTCATCTCAGAACG GTAATCTTGCCATAAACACAGTTGACTGGAGAACTCTACATCCACCAGCTTCACGCCAGAAGAATGTCAACACACT GTTGGAAACACTGAAGAAACATGTTCCATATTCTGGGCAAGAAGGAATTGAGGAGCTCATGAGAATTGCTGTCAGCTTCGAGGAGTTAATTTTCAACACCGCGAAAAATCAG GTGGATTACTTGTGCAGAATATCCTTAAAGATGCAGAGTATGGAAGAGGGAAGCTAA
- the LOC106396125 gene encoding mediator of RNA polymerase II transcription subunit 15a isoform X3: MDNNNWRPSVPKGEPGDWRNQLPQHLMSQQNSLHQQPLGTQRSLAGLQQPQQQLLSSQTNLQSVHMLSQPTVGLLQPTHQAAHGLFLFQGQQSHHQHLGLQQQPNLLQQDVQQRLQSSGQVTGSLLPPQNVVDQHRQLYQSQRTLPEMPSSLVDSTAQMESANGVDWQEEVYQKIRTINEKYLAELHDIYQRASAKLEQYSLPQQQRLKEFEKLKQFKIMLERMIRFLLISKSNIMPALKDNVDFYETQIISFLNRHRPRKPVQQGQLPQPQMQPVKQQSSQNVDWRTLHPPASRQKNVNTLLETLKKHVPYSGQEGIEELMRIAVSFEELIFNTAKNQVDYLCRISLKMQSMEEGS; this comes from the exons ATGGATAACAACAACTGGAGGCCTTCCGTTCCAAAAGGAGAACCTGGTGACTGGAGAAATCAGTTGCCACAGCATTTGATGTCTCAACAAAACAGCCTTCATCAGCAACCATTGGGCACTCAAAGAAGTCTTGCAGGACTGCAGCAACCACAACAACAGTTGCTCAGTTCCCAGACTAACCTGCAGTCGGTGCACATGTTATCACAGCCTACCGTTGGGCTGCTGCAACCAACGCATCAGGCTGCTCATGGCTTGTTTCTGTTTCAGGGCCAACAGTCGCATCATCAGCACTTAGGTTTGCAACAACAACCTAATCTGCTACAACAGGATGTGCAACAGAGGCTTCAATCTTCAGGTCAAGTCACAGGTTCTCTGCTTCCACCTCAAAATGTAGTGGACCAACACAGACAACTATATCAATCCCAAAGAACCCTTCCGGAGATGCCATCAT caTTGGTAGACTCCACTGCACAGATGGAAAGTGCAAATGGTGTTGATTGGCAAGAGGAGGTTTACCAAAAG ATCAGAACTATAAACGAAAAGTACTTAGCAGAACTTCACGATATCTACCAGAGAGCTTCAGCCAAGTTGGAGCAA TATTCACTACCGCAGCAACAAAGATTAAAGGAGTTTGAGAAATTGAAACAATTCAAGATAATGTTGGAGCGAATGATACGATTCCTATTGATTTCAAAGAGCAATATCATGCCTGCATTAAAGGATAATGTGGATTTTTATGAGACGCAGATTATAAGTTTCTTAAATAGGCACAGGCCGAGGAAGCCAGTACAGCAAGGGCAGCTTCCGCAACCTCAGATGCAGCCTGTGAAGCAACAGTCATCTCAGAACG TTGACTGGAGAACTCTACATCCACCAGCTTCACGCCAGAAGAATGTCAACACACT GTTGGAAACACTGAAGAAACATGTTCCATATTCTGGGCAAGAAGGAATTGAGGAGCTCATGAGAATTGCTGTCAGCTTCGAGGAGTTAATTTTCAACACCGCGAAAAATCAG GTGGATTACTTGTGCAGAATATCCTTAAAGATGCAGAGTATGGAAGAGGGAAGCTAA
- the LOC106396127 gene encoding mediator of RNA polymerase II transcription subunit 15a gives MGPSCPNGEPAIDTLDWRTQLQSDARESIVNMITEALKKQHLPFSGPEGVNEHSKIASRFEDKVFNNAANLNDYLRKISLEVLTIENTVKNAAEPTTPLNSSAGKANVDVGSLMDNNSLRPSYLPNREPAVDTGDWRTQLPPATRRMIVNNITDTLVKHHSGTERTNELRGFAARLEENIFNTADHQIDYLRQISAKISLLAASNSLPLDLGNLGINRGDWRNQHPPGSRQKNVNKLFETLKKHVPYSGKEGIEELMRIAVSFEELIFNTARNQVDYLSKISLKMQSLEEAT, from the exons ATGGGGCCTTCTTGTCCCAATGGGGAACCTGCGATTGACACATTAGACTGGAGAACTCAATTGCAATCTGATGCACGTGAGAGCATTGTCAACATGAT AACGGAAGCACTAAAGAAACAACACCTTCCATTTTCTGGACCAGAGGGAGTCAACGAGCACAGTAAAATTGCCTCCAGATTTGAGGATAAAGTTTTCAACAATGCTGCTAACTTG AATGATTACCTTCGGAAAATATCCTTAGAGGTGCTGACGATAGAAAACACGGTTAAAAATGCAGCTGAGCCCACCACACCCTTGAATTCGTCGG CCGGTAAGGCTAATGTCGATGTAGGAAGCCTAATGGACAATAACAGTCTGAGGCCTTCTTATCTTCCGAACAGAGAACCTGCCGTGGACACTGGAGACTGGAGAACTCAACTGCCACCTGCTACTCGCAGGATGATTGTCAACAATAT AACGGATACACTAGTGAAGCACCATTCTGGGACAGAGAGAACCAACGAGCTCAGGGGATTTGCTGCCAGATTGGAGGAGAATATTTTCAACACTGCTGATCACCAG ATCGATTACCTTCGCCAAATATCCGCAAAGATATCTCTCCTTGCTGCCAGCAACAGCCTACCCTTGGATCTAG GTAATCTTGGCATAAACAGAGGTGACTGGAGAAATCAACATCCACCAGGTTCACGCCAGAAGAATGTCAACAAGCT ATTTGAAACACTGAAGAAACATGTTCCATATTCTGGGAAAGAAGGAATTGAGGAGCTCATGAGAATTGCTGTCAGCTTCGAGGAGTTAATTTTCAACACTGCGAGAAATCAG GTGGATTACTTAAGCAAAATATCCTTAAAGATGCAGAGTTTGGAAGAGGCAACCTAA
- the LOC106396126 gene encoding uncharacterized protein LOC106396126: MAPSVNNGEPAMDTNDWRNHLPFDSRQKIVSKIMATLMKHLPYSGPEGINELKRIAVRFEEKVFSSAVYQTDYLRKISMKMLTMETRSQNVAGSASYIPADRSNLALDELDNLMINGNVEPFLLNEEPAINSGDWRTQLPPGSRQNIVNKIMDTLKRHFPYSGPEGINELKRIAARFEEKIFSSAVNQTDFLRKISMKMLTMETKAQNAAGSDSSILADSNNLTLDIIRNHLIKDNAEPSLLNVEPTINSGDWRIQLPLDSRQKNIDKLMETLKKHVPYSGQEGIEELRRITLSFEELIFNTAINQVDYFRKISLKMQTMEEDD; encoded by the exons ATGGCGCCTTCTGTTAACAACGGAGAACCTGCCATGGACACAAATGATTGGAGGAATCATTTGCCATTTGATTCACGACAGAAGATCGTCAGCAAGAT AATGGCTACACTAATGAAGCACCTTCCGTATTCTGGACCAGAAGGGATTAACGAGCTCAAGAGAATAGCTGTCAGGTTCGAGGAGAAAGTTTTCAGCAGTGCTGTTTACcag acTGATTACCTTCGGAAAATATCTATGAAGATGCTGACTATGGAGACTAGATCGCAAAATGTAGCCGGTTCGGCTTCTTATATCCCTGCTGATAGAAGCAACCTAGCCTTGGATGAACTGG AcaatctcatgatcaatggcaaTGTAGAGCCTTTTCTCCTGAACGAAGAACCTGCCATAAACTCTGGTGACTGGAGAACTCAACTGCCACCGGGTTCACGACAGAACATCGTCAACAAGAT AATGGATACACTAAAGAGGCACTTTCCGTATTCTGGACCAGAAGGGATTAACGAGCTCAAGAGAATTGCTGCCAGGTTCGAGGAGAAAATTTTCAGCAGTGCTGTTAACCAG actgatttccTCCGGAAAATATCGATGAAGATGCTGACTATGGAGACTAAAGCTCAAAATGCAGCTGGTTCCGATTCTTCTATCCTTGCTGATAGTAACAACCTAACCTTGGATATAATTA GGAATCATTTGATCAAGGACAATGCAGAGCCTTCTCTCCTGAACGTTGAACCTACCATAAACTCAGGTGACTGGAGAATTCAACTGCCACTTGATTCACGCCAGAAGAATATCGACAAGCT AATGGAAACTCTGAAGAAACATGTTCCGTATTCAGGGCAAGAAGGAATTGAGGAGCTCAGGAGAATTACTCTCAGCTTCGAGGAGTTAATATTCAACACTGCTATTAACCAG GTGGATTACTTTCGCAAAATATCCTTAAAGATGCAGACTATGGAAGAGGACGACTAA
- the LOC111206378 gene encoding mediator of RNA polymerase II transcription subunit 15a-like, with product MDNNNLTPSFPKGEPAMDTCDWRAQLPSDSREKIIGKIMETIRKQLPYSGPEEIKELRRIASKFEEKIFGCAANQLDYLGKISIKMLTMEITKWQSAAGSSSLPFPLPIPGVYNSLSLYPGISPSCM from the exons ATGGATAATAACAATTTGACACCTTCTTTTCCAAAAGGCGAGCCTGCCATGGACACATGTGACTGGAGAGCTCAATTGCCATCTGATTCACGTGAGAAGATCATCGGCAAGAT AATGGAAACAATAAGGAAGCAGCTTCCGTATTCTGGACCAGAAGAAATTAAAGAGCTTAGGAGAATTGCTTCCAAATTCGAGGAGAAAATTTTTGGTTGTGCTGCTAA tcAGTTGGATTACCTTGGAAAAATATCCATAAAGATGCTGACTATGGAGATTACTAAATGGCAAAGTGCagctggttcttcttctttaccttTTCCTTTACCTATCCCTGGTGTTTATAACAGTCTGTCCTTGTATCCAGGTATAAGCCCTTCATGCATGTAG
- the LOC106391521 gene encoding uncharacterized protein LOC106391521, which translates to MTGGDWTQEAMSDDSLVAEALICLHHAEPPPPPVKNGGSDLKLKWNVRQRRSKAATPSRKKGDHTRSSPTTPLSWSGTATSLSGGGGGGGGAPAVNGVEESSGGVKLSEAVRSKISQTSVTTTTPFKRSRKKKTLAELKEEESLLLKEKKCLKNELASMRDMLKQQRARNESLKKIQQAAESQKNDESSSFLLPDLNIPLDNNPVEPANI; encoded by the exons ATGACCGGCGGAGACTGGACTCAGGAGGCTATGAGTGATGATTCATTGGTGGCGGAGGCTCTGATCTGCCTCCACCACGCtgagcctcctcctcctcctgtgaAGAACGGCGGGTCCGATCTTAAGCTGAAATGGAACGTGCGACAGCGGAGGAGCAAGGCGGCGACACCGTCAAGAAAGAAGGGAGATCACACGCGTTCCAGTCCCACTACGCCTCTTTCCTGGAGCGGCACCGCTACCTCTCTCAGCGGTGGCGGAGGCGGAGGCGGCGGTGCTCCTGCTGTTAATGGAGTTGAGGAGTCAAGCGGCGGCGTGAAACTGTCAGAGGCCGTTAGATCTAAG ATATCTCAAACGAGTGTAACAACAACAACCCCTTTCAAGAGatcaagaaagaaaaag ACGCTTGCTGAACTTAAAGAGGAGGAGAGCTTGCTcttaaaggaaaagaaatgcctcaaaaat GAACTCGCAAGTATGCGCGATATGCTGAAGCAACAAAGAGCAAGAAACGAGTCGTTAAAGAAAATCCAGCAG GCTGCTGAGTCACAAAAGAATGATGAGTCCTCCTCGTTTTTGCTGCCTGACCTTAACATACCCCTTGATAACAACCCTGTGGAACCAGCTAATATATAA
- the LOC106396131 gene encoding uncharacterized protein LOC106396131 codes for MASLLARRQRRLQSNPSLTRFFSNSSSDPPPQSAEKPSQSPRPPSSQSPSSYSSPFADIKSTLKQKIQQEQERKPFAGSSDAQAPNRGSSSTFSDHKSRGSLQDLGINLAKFQRRSTAAPPPRDSSQSRPHISFEALYKQNVVADPPNRKGEEIDSSNLWENLKTLKSKSNALNNGEMKGVSFRSFKSTLKGNAGRGGEALPASIFGKEMEGETEEMTTEFLKIYREDELGEKLRRLRPEGKKEEGWFSLQELNERLVKLRQVEEKEVYNQRGNVSVIRNVIGTFRNEAAINEAISQQNQDIMGYLDGTPEYKLYPPKDDLVDTYFHTDNLSSAEKMKIELTKVREDFKMSESDCGSARVQVAQLTTKIKHLSSALHKKDKHSRKGLFAMVQKRKKLLKYLRRTDWDSYCLVLSKLSLRDNPDYKF; via the exons ATGGCGTCTCTTCTCGCCAGACGTCAAAGAAGGCTCCAATCAAACCCATCTCTCACTCGTTTCTTCTCCAACTCCTCATCAGACCCACCTCCCCAATCCGCTGAAAAACCCTCCCAGTCACCGCGACCACCGTCTTCTCAGTCTCCATCGTCGTACTCTTCTCCCTTCGCCGACATCAAGTCCACTCTGAAGCAGAAAATACAGCAGGAGCAAGAGAGAAAGCCATTCGCTGGATCCTCCGACGCCCAAGCTCCGAATCGCGGATCGAGTAGTACATTCTCCGATCACAAGTCACGCGGGTCTCTACAGGATCTGGGAATCAACCTCGCCAAGTTCCAGCGTAGATCCACCGCCGCTCCACCTCCGAGGGATTCGTCGCAGTCTCGGCCGCACATTTCATTCGAGGCGCTCTATAAGCAGAACGTGGTAGCGGATCCTCCGAATCGCAAAGGGGAGGAGATCGATTCGAGTAACTTGTGGGAAAATTTGAAGACTTTGAAGTCAAAGTCCAACGCTTTGAACAACGGGGAGATGAAAGGAGTGTCCTTTCGAAGTTTCAAGAGCACTTTGAAGGGAAACgccggaagaggaggagaagcTTTGCCGGCGTCAATCTTCGGGAAAGAAATGGAAGGTGAAACAGAGGAGATGACGACGGAGTTTCTAAAGATTTACAGGGAAGATGAGTTGGGTGAGAAGCTAAGGAGGCTTAGGCCAGAGGGGAAGAAGGAAGAAGGGTGGTTCTCGTTGCAGGAGTTGAATGAGAGGTTGGTTAAGCTAAGGCAAGTGGAGGAGAAAGAGGTTTATAATCAGCGTGGGAACGTGTCTGTAATCAGAAATGTTATTGGAACATTTCGGAATGAGGCAGCCATCAATGAAGCTATTTCCC AGCAGAATCAGGACATTATGGGGTATTTGGATGGTACCCCTGAATACAAGCTTTATCCTCCAAAAGATGATCTTGTCGATact TACTTCCACACAGATAATCTGTCATCTGCAGAGAAGATGAAAATCGAGCTCACGAAAGTCAGAGAAGATTTCAAGATGTCGGAATCTGATTGTGGCTCTGCACGAGTGCAAG TTGCGCAGCTCACTACTAAAATCAAGCATCTATCCTCTGCACTGCACAAAAAG GACAAGCACTCTCGAAAGGGACTTTTTGCTATGGTGCAGAAACGGAAGAAGCTGCTGAAATATCTAAGACGAACTGACTGGGATTCATACTGCCTTGTCCTGTCAAAACTCAGCCTTCGTGACAACCCGGATTACAAGTTCTAA
- the LOC106396132 gene encoding chlorophyll a-b binding protein CP24 10B, chloroplastic-like: MAMAVSGAVLSGLGSSFLAGGKRSAAALGNAGARRVGRKTLIVAAAAAQPKKSWIPAVKGGGNFLDPEWLDGSLPGDFGFDPLGLGKDPAFLKWYREAELIHGRWAMAAVLGIFVGQAWSGVPWFEAGADPRAIAPFSFGTLLGTQLLLMGWVESKRWVDFFNPDSQSVEWATPWSRTAENFANYTGDQGYPGGRFFDPLGLAGKSRDGVYEPDREKLERLKLAEIKHSRLAMLAMLIFYFEAGQGKTPLGALGL; the protein is encoded by the exons ATGGCGATGGCTGTCTCCGGAGCTGTGCTCAGCGGGCTTGGTTCTTCGTTCCTCGCCGGAGGCAAGAGGAGTGCCGCCGCGTTGGGAAACGCTGGAGCTCGGAGAGTTGGTCGGAAAACTCTGATTGTTGCTGCTGCGGCTGCTCAGCCCAAGAAATCGTGGATCCCCGCCGTTAAAGGTGGCGGCAACTTCCTTGACCCTGAATGGCTCGACGGCTC GCTACCCGGAGATTTCGGGTTCGACCCATTGGGTTTGGGAAAAGACCCGGCTTTTCTGAAATGGTACAGAGAGGCAGAGCTGATCCACGGCCGATGGGCGATGGCAGCTGTTCTTGGAATCTTCGTCGGCCAGGCATGGAGCGGCGTGCCATGGTTCGAAGCCGGAGCTGATCCACGCGCCATCGCGCCGTTCTCTTTCGGAACGCTTCTTGGGACCCAGCTGCTTCTCATGGGCTGGGTGGAGAGCAAACGGTGGGTGGACTTCTTCAACCCGGATTCTCAGTCTGTTGAGTGGGCGACCCCGTGGTCGAGGACCGCTGAGAATTTCGCTAACTACACTGGTGATCAAGGATATCCAGGTGGAAGATTCTTTGATCCGTTGGGTCTCGCCGGGAAGTCACGCGACGGTGTGTACGAGCCAGACAGGGAGAAGCTGGAGCGGTTGAAGCTTGCGGAGATTAAGCACTCGAGGCTCGCTATGCTTGCAATGTTGATCTTTTACTTTGAGGCTGGTCAGGGGAAAACGCCTCTAGGTGCCCTTGGTTTGTAa